From the genome of Triticum aestivum cultivar Chinese Spring chromosome 3B, IWGSC CS RefSeq v2.1, whole genome shotgun sequence, one region includes:
- the LOC123064799 gene encoding uncharacterized protein yields MSSDDDVPMADADAGEVLDAIATSTHAFDAQRHPTAESALASDAQHHPAAESALASDAHHHLAAESALASDTQQHPAAVTTTAPAQEAVPPEFHHHFMHLRGDDATGNFLAAAVKRAEDAITDEYDARARLLEARCEEAAAAVRAAVRAAEQDISCLIDELAKLRIISDEIIPQLNCKDPEEQNQRLIAELDATTKELEWKMERIAELQELEKGALEVNTLDMAGGERKLADHDLLLHELEKNSPSYTYTGCFGDQHIGAGR; encoded by the exons ATGTCAAGCGACGACGACGTGCCcatggccgacgccgacgccggcgaggtcctcGACGCCATCGCCACGAGCACCCACGCCTTCGACGCGCAGCGCCACCCCACCGCCGAGAGCGCCCTGGCCTCCGACGCGCAGCACCATCCCGCAGCCGAGAGCGCCCTGGCATCCGACGCTCACCACCACCTCGCTGCTGAGAGCGCCCTGGCCTCCGACACCCAGCAGCACCCGGCCGCCGTCACGACCACTGCGCCAGCCCAGGAAGCGGTGCCGCCCGAGTTCCACCACCACTTCATGCACCTGCGCGGGGATGACGCCACGGGGAATTTCCTGGCCGCCGCGGTGAAGAGGGCCGAGGACGCCATCACCGACGAGTACGACGCGAGGGCGAGGCTCCTGGAGGCCAGGTGCGAGGAGGcggccgcggcggtgcgggcggcggtgcgggcggcggAGCAGGACATTAGCTGCCTCATCGACGAGCTCGCCA AGCTAAGGATCATATCTGACGAGATCATACCACAGCTGAACTGTAAGGATCCGGAGGAGCAGAATCAGAGGCTCATTGCTGAACTCGACGCCACGACGAAAGAGCTCGAGTGGAAGATGGAGAGGATTGCAGAATTGCAGGAGCTGGAGAAG GGTGCTTTGGAGGTCAACACACTGGACATGGCAGGTGGAGAGAGAAAGCTGGCTGACCATGATTTGCTGCTGCATGAGCTggagaag AACTCCCCTAGCTACACATACACAGGGTGCTTTGGAGATCAACACATCGGAGCTGGGAGGTGA